ACTTTTCTTAGATGTTGACCAATAAAAAAATAAACTGTTATTGTTGCAGCACCTAGCAAAGCAAGAATATCTCCAAACAATGCTGTACCACCAATATTAAAATCGCCCCATCCAATTATAAAACTACCAACTACAGCTAGTATTCCTCCGCCAATTGCAAATCCTTTTAATTTTTCACCAAAGAAAAAATAGCCTCCAATAAATGCAAATAAAGGTTGAAGGGTAACAAATACGGTTGAACTTGCTATTGAAGTAAAACGCAAAGATTCAAACCAAAGTCCATAATGCAAAGCAAGAAAAGCTCCAGCAAGACTACCTAACAGCCATTGTTTTCGAGATAAACTTTGCATTTCTTTAAATGTTTCTTTGCGAAGAAACAATGTGGGTAGTAAAAGAAAAGTAGTAAATATCATACGATAAGTTGCTATAATTGGTGCAGGCGCACTAGAAAGTTTTACAAATATAGCAGACGTTGAAAGAGCAAAAACTCCAATAAATAGTATCAAATAAAGTGAAAAATTTCGTGTGTTATTCATAATAGTCCTCCTATTTTATTTTGAAGCATAACAAATAACTCTATTAAAGAGTCTATGTAAATAAAGCAAAACATTTGATATTAAGAGCAAGTGCTTATTAAAATAAGCATGTTGATATTATATAATACATTTTTATTATACACAAAGCTTTTTATAGACTATCTAAAAGGAACTTCTTCGGAAATCCATTTAGTTAGTATGTTAATAAGATTATAATCACAATAGATTAATAAAGTAATATTTTTTCATTTTGTTATTGACTTAGAGTTAACTTGATGTTCTATAATAAAATTAAACTAAATTAATTTATAGTTATTTTGAAGGAGTTCAAAATGGAATTTTTAGAATTAGCAAAAAAGAGATATTTTATTGCTTAGATATTGTCCATTCACTCAAGCAGTATAATCAAACAAGAGAGTAATTGATTATTCGTAGTGAAGGCTCAAAAGCGAGTTAAGAGGAGGTAAAATTTTTAATGAATGTTAGTAGGAATTTGACAAAAGGTAATCCTGCGAAATTAATACTGTTATTTACTATTCCTTTATTAATAGGGAATATTTTTCAACAGTTCTATAGTATAGCTGATACATTCATTGTTGGACGTACTATAGGAGTTAATGCTTTAGCAGCAGTTGGTTGTACAGGGAGCATAATGTTTTTGATTTTAGGATTTGCTCAAGGGTCAACAGCTGGCCTTTCAATTATTACAGCACAAAAATTTGGTGCTGAGGATACACAAGGTGTTAAAGAAAGTTATGTAGCAGGTATAGCAATCAGTATGATAGTAACTATAGTTCTTACGACTATAAGTACAATTTTTGCTAGATCTATATTAGTATTAATGAATACGCCGCCAGAAATTATAGACGATGCATATAGTTTTGTATTTGTTATATTCATTGGTATAATAGCATCTATGTTTTTTAACTTTTTTTCAAACATTATTCGTGCTTTAGGAGATAGTAGAACACCATTATTATTTTTGATAGTAGCATGTATTCTAAATGTAATTTTAGAGTTTGGCTTTATATTAATATTAAAAATGGGGGTGGCAGGAGCAGCATGGGCAACTGTCATAGCACAAGGTGTTTCGGCTTTATTATGTATGTGGCATATAAAAAGAAACTTACGAATACTTAGATTAAAAAAGAGTGACTTAAAAATATCAAAAGAAGTTTTTTTAGAGCATATAAAGATTTCACTGCCAATGGGATTTCAAGCGTCTATAATAGCTATTGGTGCTATTATATTACAATTTGCACTTAATAGTCTTGGTGCGACTTCTGTAGCGGCATATACTGCTGCTCAAAAGATTGATTCCATCGCAGTTCAACCTATGATGTCCTTTGGTATAACTATGGCTACTTATACAGCTCAAAATTATGGTGCTGGAAAAATTGATAGGATAAGGGAAGGTGTAAAGCAATGTGTTATTATATCAGTTACATTTAGTATTGTGGTAGGACTTATCAATATTTTTGCAGGACATTTTCTTACAGGCATGTTTGTTGGATATGATCAAAAAGAAGTTATTTTATTATCGCAAACTTATTTAACTTCTAACGGATTATTTTATTTCTTACTTTCATTACTTTTTATATATAGATATACTCTTCAAGGGTTAGGACAAAGCTTTATTCCAACAGTAGCAGGGATAATGGAATTGATCATGAGATCATTTGCAGCAATTATATTATCAAAACCATTAGGATTTTTAGGAGTATCTTTATCAAATCCTTTAGCGTGGCTTGGTGCATGTATTCCACTAATAATTTCATATCACTTTACTTATAAGAAAATAAATAGTAAGTATTCAAAGAAAGAAGATTATAAATATGAAACTAATATAACTGAATGTTCTCAGAATGAATAACTTAAATATATGTAAAAATATATTAAATGTATGGGCGCCTAATGTTATATGGAATATTGAAGCTAGCTTTTGCTAGCTTCAAATTTATCTACATGTAAAATTGAAGGAAATAATTTCATCCAAAGCATTACAACCAATATGGTACCAATACCTCCAATAAAAGCAGCGGGAACAGTTCCAAGTAAAGAGGCTGTAAGACCTGATTCAAATTCACCAAGCTGATTAGAGGTACCTATGAATATCATATTTACAGAGCTT
The DNA window shown above is from Clostridium beijerinckii and carries:
- a CDS encoding EamA family transporter — protein: MNNTRNFSLYLILFIGVFALSTSAIFVKLSSAPAPIIATYRMIFTTFLLLPTLFLRKETFKEMQSLSRKQWLLGSLAGAFLALHYGLWFESLRFTSIASSTVFVTLQPLFAFIGGYFFFGEKLKGFAIGGGILAVVGSFIIGWGDFNIGGTALFGDILALLGAATITVYFFIGQHLRKVLSLVPYALIAYSSSALFLLGYSLVLGYPLTGYPTSDWLWFFGLAFISTIMGQTIFNWLIKWVSASTISMSILGEPIGTCILSYFIFGNIITINQLIGSVIILFGIFLFLMYNQPVEKVKLNSSVETL
- a CDS encoding MATE family efflux transporter, with protein sequence MNVSRNLTKGNPAKLILLFTIPLLIGNIFQQFYSIADTFIVGRTIGVNALAAVGCTGSIMFLILGFAQGSTAGLSIITAQKFGAEDTQGVKESYVAGIAISMIVTIVLTTISTIFARSILVLMNTPPEIIDDAYSFVFVIFIGIIASMFFNFFSNIIRALGDSRTPLLFLIVACILNVILEFGFILILKMGVAGAAWATVIAQGVSALLCMWHIKRNLRILRLKKSDLKISKEVFLEHIKISLPMGFQASIIAIGAIILQFALNSLGATSVAAYTAAQKIDSIAVQPMMSFGITMATYTAQNYGAGKIDRIREGVKQCVIISVTFSIVVGLINIFAGHFLTGMFVGYDQKEVILLSQTYLTSNGLFYFLLSLLFIYRYTLQGLGQSFIPTVAGIMELIMRSFAAIILSKPLGFLGVSLSNPLAWLGACIPLIISYHFTYKKINSKYSKKEDYKYETNITECSQNE